The following coding sequences are from one Comamonas koreensis window:
- a CDS encoding phage major capsid protein, P2 family encodes MRNDTRLKYTAYVARQAALSNVQDAAVKFAIAPSVQQTLEQRIQESSSFLGKINIVPVDEMMGERLGLGVDGPIASRTDTSGDKERQPVDVSEMSQYSYQCAKTNYDTAIRYAKLDMWAKFPNFQKLLSASIIQRCALDRIMIGFNGTSVAANTNRVANPLLQDVNKGWLQDLRENRPQGVMTGGITAGKVKVGADKDGEKLADADYGSLDGLVYDARHALIAPTFSESADLVAIVGRDLMHDKLFPIVDGQDAPTEMLAGSLVVSQKRLGGLQAVTVPNFPPNAVMVTSLDNLSIYYQASARRRMVKDQPEKDRIATFESSNDAFVIENLEKACLVENIELA; translated from the coding sequence ATGCGCAACGATACCCGCCTGAAATACACCGCTTACGTGGCACGGCAAGCCGCGCTGTCCAACGTGCAAGACGCCGCCGTCAAGTTCGCCATCGCGCCCAGCGTGCAGCAAACCTTGGAGCAACGCATTCAAGAATCCAGTTCGTTCCTGGGCAAGATCAATATCGTCCCGGTGGACGAGATGATGGGCGAACGCCTGGGCTTGGGCGTCGACGGCCCCATTGCAAGCCGCACCGATACCAGTGGCGACAAAGAACGTCAGCCGGTCGATGTGTCCGAAATGAGCCAGTACAGCTACCAGTGCGCCAAGACCAACTACGACACGGCCATTCGTTATGCCAAGCTGGATATGTGGGCCAAGTTCCCGAACTTCCAAAAGTTGCTGTCGGCTTCCATCATCCAGCGTTGCGCACTCGACCGCATCATGATCGGCTTCAACGGCACCAGCGTGGCGGCGAACACCAATCGTGTAGCCAATCCCCTGCTGCAGGACGTTAACAAGGGCTGGCTGCAGGATCTGCGCGAGAACCGCCCGCAAGGCGTGATGACTGGCGGCATTACCGCTGGCAAAGTTAAGGTCGGCGCTGATAAAGACGGCGAAAAGCTGGCCGATGCAGACTATGGAAGCCTGGACGGCTTGGTGTATGACGCTCGCCATGCCCTGATTGCCCCCACGTTCTCGGAAAGCGCTGATTTGGTGGCTATCGTGGGCCGCGACCTGATGCATGACAAGCTGTTCCCCATCGTGGACGGCCAGGACGCACCCACCGAGATGCTGGCCGGCAGCTTGGTCGTCAGCCAAAAGCGCCTGGGTGGTCTGCAGGCTGTCACGGTGCCCAATTTCCCGCCCAATGCTGTGATGGTCACCAGCTTGGACAACCTGTCTATCTACTACCAGGCCAGCGCACGCCGGCGCATGGTCAAAGACCAGCCGGAAAAAGACCGCATCGCTACGTTTGAATCGTCCAACGATGCATTCGTGATCGAGAACCTGGAAAAGGCCTGCCTGGTCGAAAACATCGAACTGGCCTAA
- a CDS encoding GPO family capsid scaffolding protein: MPSKFFRVATEGATTDGRTIQRSWIEQAAANYNTGKYQARVWLEHIRGVMADSAFAALGDVTALKAVANAEGKMELFAQVEALPALVAMNKAKQKIFTSIEIDPDFAKSGQAYMVGLAVTDSPASLGTEVLAFSAEHPEANPFAKRKTNPSTLFTAALETDLGLEGDAEGIASAMLQKFNDVIDSIKGLAATKPAAGDTAFATKVMEAMGVTGTALQNMAKENAELLGKFTAQGTELETLKKDFAALKAKLEGTENHTGQRPAATGKDASELADC, encoded by the coding sequence ATGCCAAGCAAATTCTTTCGAGTTGCCACTGAAGGCGCTACCACCGATGGCCGCACCATCCAGCGCAGCTGGATTGAACAGGCTGCCGCCAACTACAACACCGGAAAGTACCAGGCCCGCGTCTGGCTGGAACACATTCGCGGCGTGATGGCCGACAGCGCCTTTGCGGCGCTGGGCGATGTGACCGCCCTCAAGGCGGTGGCCAATGCCGAGGGCAAGATGGAACTGTTTGCCCAGGTGGAAGCACTGCCCGCGCTGGTGGCCATGAACAAGGCCAAGCAAAAGATCTTCACCAGCATTGAAATCGACCCCGACTTTGCGAAATCCGGCCAGGCATACATGGTCGGCCTGGCTGTCACGGACAGCCCCGCAAGCCTGGGAACGGAGGTGCTTGCATTCTCTGCTGAGCACCCAGAAGCCAACCCCTTTGCCAAGCGCAAAACCAACCCGTCCACCCTGTTCACTGCTGCCCTCGAAACCGATCTGGGCCTGGAAGGTGACGCCGAGGGCATCGCCAGCGCAATGCTGCAGAAGTTCAACGATGTGATCGACAGCATCAAGGGCCTGGCAGCCACCAAGCCCGCAGCGGGCGACACCGCCTTTGCAACCAAGGTCATGGAAGCAATGGGCGTGACTGGCACCGCGCTGCAGAACATGGCCAAGGAAAACGCCGAGCTGCTGGGCAAGTTCACCGCCCAGGGCACCGAGCTGGAAACGCTCAAGAAGGACTTCGCCGCCCTGAAAGCCAAGCTCGAAGGCACCGAGAACCACACCGGCCAGCGCCCCGCTGCCACCGGCAAGGATGCTTCGGAGCTGGCCGACTGCTAA
- a CDS encoding terminase large subunit domain-containing protein — protein sequence MKVAPQKPPVIPAPTGTADSGAPARAVKRLAKKRGKCGPHITTVTPEQAFTAAVLKEISPDGKGLPFALDGWPAGECCAITDGGAGQRRQARDLYWQGWKLTHIAEKLGVARATLHGWHKAERWAEASPTERAEGVTETRYAQLVAKEEKTGSDYKEIDLLGRQMERFARISNYRQSGRERDLNPNIDARNAAAKKQPVKNFLSQEQIEQLRDAFIESCFKYQLTWWQNSHQRTRQILKSRQIGATWYFAREALIDALETGRNQIFLSASKAQAHIFKQYIQAFVFEVCQVELKGEPIILANGAQLHFLGSNARTAQGYHGNFYFDEYFWTTDFERLNKVASGMAIHKKWRKTYFSTPSSIQHAAYDLWSAKKFARKFKTDIDITHGKLAGGFTGEDKVWRHIVNILDAEAGGCDLFDLDELRLEYSDPEFENLLMCGFVDDSFSVFPLTNLQPCRVDSWEVWKDFKPFTQRPFGWQPVWVGYDPSLNGDSAGLVVLAPPETPGGPLRVLYTRQLRGLDFEAQAAEIKKICATYNVQQITIDLTSIGNAVHQLVVKFFPSARGINYSVESKTLLVMKAQQVIKAQRLQWDAGNKELAASFMAIKREMTASGRSVTYAAGRSKDTGHADLAWACMNALSNEALEVGTGLATPQTQSFIEVYSQ from the coding sequence ATGAAAGTAGCACCGCAAAAGCCGCCAGTCATCCCAGCGCCCACCGGCACCGCCGACAGTGGCGCGCCGGCGCGCGCCGTCAAACGCCTGGCCAAGAAGCGTGGCAAATGCGGGCCGCACATCACCACGGTGACGCCCGAGCAGGCGTTTACAGCTGCTGTCCTCAAAGAGATATCGCCCGATGGCAAGGGCCTGCCGTTCGCGCTTGACGGCTGGCCCGCTGGCGAATGCTGCGCCATCACCGATGGCGGGGCAGGCCAGCGGCGCCAGGCCCGTGACCTGTATTGGCAAGGCTGGAAGCTGACCCACATCGCGGAAAAGCTGGGCGTGGCCCGCGCCACACTGCACGGCTGGCACAAGGCAGAGCGCTGGGCAGAGGCGAGCCCCACCGAGCGCGCCGAGGGCGTGACGGAAACACGCTACGCGCAGTTGGTGGCCAAGGAGGAAAAGACCGGCAGCGATTACAAGGAAATTGACCTACTCGGGCGGCAAATGGAGCGCTTCGCGCGCATCAGCAATTACCGCCAGTCGGGCCGCGAGCGCGATCTCAACCCCAATATCGATGCGCGCAACGCAGCCGCCAAAAAGCAGCCCGTCAAAAACTTCCTATCGCAGGAACAGATCGAGCAGCTGCGCGATGCCTTCATTGAATCGTGCTTCAAGTACCAGCTGACCTGGTGGCAGAACAGCCACCAGCGCACGCGCCAGATTCTCAAAAGCCGCCAGATCGGCGCCACCTGGTACTTTGCCCGCGAGGCGCTGATTGATGCGCTGGAGACGGGCCGCAATCAGATTTTCCTGTCCGCCAGCAAGGCCCAGGCTCACATCTTCAAGCAGTACATCCAGGCGTTTGTCTTTGAGGTCTGCCAGGTGGAGCTGAAAGGCGAACCGATCATTCTGGCGAACGGCGCGCAGCTGCACTTCCTGGGCAGCAATGCGCGCACAGCCCAGGGCTACCACGGCAATTTCTACTTCGATGAGTATTTTTGGACAACCGACTTCGAGCGCCTGAACAAGGTGGCCAGCGGCATGGCCATTCACAAGAAGTGGCGCAAAACCTATTTCAGCACCCCATCGAGCATCCAGCACGCGGCCTATGACCTGTGGAGCGCGAAGAAGTTTGCGCGCAAGTTCAAGACCGATATCGACATTACCCACGGCAAGCTGGCGGGCGGCTTCACGGGCGAAGACAAGGTGTGGCGCCACATCGTCAACATCTTGGACGCCGAGGCCGGGGGCTGCGATCTTTTCGACCTGGACGAACTGCGGCTGGAGTACTCCGACCCCGAGTTCGAAAACCTGCTGATGTGCGGCTTTGTGGATGACTCGTTTAGCGTCTTCCCGCTGACCAACCTGCAGCCGTGCCGGGTGGACAGCTGGGAGGTGTGGAAAGACTTCAAGCCATTCACCCAGCGGCCCTTTGGCTGGCAGCCGGTATGGGTGGGCTATGACCCCAGCCTGAATGGCGACAGCGCGGGCCTGGTGGTGCTGGCCCCGCCTGAGACACCGGGCGGCCCGCTGCGCGTGCTGTACACCCGCCAGCTGCGCGGGCTGGACTTTGAAGCACAGGCAGCCGAGATCAAGAAGATTTGCGCCACCTACAACGTGCAGCAGATCACTATCGACCTGACCAGCATCGGCAATGCCGTCCACCAGCTGGTGGTGAAGTTCTTCCCGTCTGCACGGGGCATCAACTACAGCGTGGAAAGCAAAACACTGCTGGTGATGAAAGCTCAGCAAGTTATCAAGGCCCAGCGCCTGCAGTGGGACGCCGGCAACAAAGAACTGGCCGCTTCATTCATGGCCATCAAGCGCGAGATGACGGCCAGCGGCCGCAGCGTGACTTACGCGGCGGGCCGCAGCAAAGACACCGGCCACGCCGATCTGGCATGGGCGTGCATGAACGCGCTCAGCAACGAAGCGCTGGAAGTGGGCACCGGCCTGGCCACGCCGCAAACGCAATCCTTTATCGAGGTCTATTCCCAATGA
- a CDS encoding phage portal protein: MRKRKPAQPQRTAAMAAPSPAPVTQAGQHSNVEVFSFGDPEPVIGGISALMEYAECVQNGEWYEPPVSLAALARLLRVGAHHESALRCKVNILASTFIPTQWLSAADFKAMSFNFCVLGNGYLEWRENQLGDKLVLRHALAKYMRVGIDPGRFFFVTDLQSPHEFKAGSILHLREPDLHQEIYGVPGYLGAMQSAQLNESATLFRRRYYNNGSHAGFILYATDPAQSQGDIDALRKQLTQTKNGGNFRNVFFYAPGGKKDGLQLIPISEVAAKDDFLNIKNSSRDDVLAAHRVPPQLIGMLPNNTGGFGDVEKAAMVFARNEITTLQTDIAGSINAQAGREVVRFKPYKLDEGQAAE, translated from the coding sequence ATGAGAAAACGCAAACCCGCGCAGCCCCAGCGCACGGCGGCAATGGCCGCACCATCGCCCGCGCCAGTCACCCAAGCGGGCCAGCATTCCAACGTGGAGGTGTTCAGTTTTGGCGATCCCGAGCCGGTGATAGGCGGCATCAGCGCGCTGATGGAGTATGCCGAGTGTGTGCAGAACGGCGAGTGGTATGAGCCACCCGTGAGCCTGGCCGCCCTGGCGCGCCTGCTGCGCGTTGGCGCGCACCACGAATCGGCGCTGCGCTGCAAGGTCAACATCTTGGCCAGCACGTTCATCCCCACCCAGTGGCTCAGCGCCGCAGACTTCAAGGCCATGTCCTTTAACTTTTGCGTGCTGGGCAACGGCTATCTGGAGTGGCGAGAAAACCAGCTGGGTGACAAGCTGGTACTGCGCCACGCCCTGGCCAAATACATGCGGGTGGGCATCGATCCGGGCCGGTTCTTTTTCGTGACGGATCTGCAGTCGCCGCACGAATTCAAAGCTGGGTCTATCCTGCACCTGCGCGAGCCCGATCTGCATCAGGAAATTTATGGTGTCCCCGGCTACCTGGGCGCCATGCAGTCGGCCCAGCTCAACGAGAGCGCAACGCTGTTCCGCCGCCGCTATTACAACAACGGTTCGCACGCAGGCTTCATCCTTTACGCGACTGACCCGGCCCAAAGCCAGGGCGACATTGACGCCCTGCGCAAGCAGCTGACCCAGACGAAGAACGGCGGCAACTTCCGCAACGTCTTCTTCTATGCGCCAGGCGGCAAGAAAGACGGCCTGCAGCTGATCCCTATCAGTGAGGTGGCGGCCAAAGATGACTTCTTGAACATCAAGAACAGCAGCCGCGACGATGTGCTGGCCGCGCACCGGGTGCCGCCGCAGCTGATCGGCATGCTGCCAAACAACACGGGCGGCTTCGGTGATGTGGAAAAAGCTGCAATGGTTTTTGCGCGCAATGAGATCACCACGCTGCAGACCGACATAGCCGGCTCGATCAACGCGCAGGCGGGCCGGGAGGTGGTGCGCTTCAAGCCCTACAAGCTGGACGAGGGCCAGGCCGCCGAGTAG
- a CDS encoding TonB-dependent siderophore receptor — MTTSRLQRRHAGAPSTVRSCAERSPLHVLALAALLTSALAPAASRAADAPPAAAVQLDIPAGSLADTLTRIGQQTGRSIVADPAVLQGQRSAAIQGHWTAEQAVRKALEGSALQVQTLNGGALQIRKPTTPQQPVAEAAPAAAAATPAEAAAAPASPADASHQLPTVVVTDQRSDSSLMQPTRQVTVIEGEELDDLRATSANLNSLLAKSVPGMSDSSRNMSDFGMTLRGRNVLVLVDGIPLNTNRDTARNLVNVEMSRIERVEVLRGSNAIYGSGATGGVISVTTRPVGGQPVARTTLGFDSALSRLSGDGLGGQVQHYLSGAGEVVDYEVDISARRMGGAFDGHGDRVAPDASQGDLFDSNTYSLGGKIGFRIDGNQRIQLAASQLRAHQKTDYANDPSVNQAPLGSLAARAIRGLKLAEQNQVENSLLSASYGHKDLGGSLLSAMVYGRDNFVRFAPFDARSNSNRGNFVDQVMQNNKVFGGRLTITTPIGDDKRAKLVWGADYIQERSNMPLDTFDAATYDASGGLVFQPTGQRIYMPWVTVKSAGAFGQLQHRFNDQWSAEGGLRYEKSQASFADFQPLSQSRLPNPATVAGGKVSYDAVLYNLGLAFKPWKDHEFYTSFSQGFDLPDVGLQLRNAGAKFDINASDLEPVKTDNYEIGWRGTFGNTMATLALFQSRSDLGAVQSFNNGLHLTRTRERIRGVELTADHYADHWSTGGTITWMQGRETPPGASSDQPMTGYRIPPLKITGYLQYNPSSRWSLRSQFNWFGARDYRLADGKTQFARADVKSYYSVDVVGRYQFDNKNQVTVGVQNLFNRYYLPLYSQLMRSGKNDSRLPAAGATLTASYTHNW, encoded by the coding sequence GTGACCACTTCCCGCCTCCAGCGCCGCCATGCCGGTGCTCCATCGACCGTGCGCAGCTGTGCTGAACGCTCGCCCCTCCATGTGCTGGCCTTGGCTGCCTTGCTGACCTCTGCGCTGGCCCCTGCCGCCAGCCGGGCTGCCGATGCGCCCCCAGCCGCTGCCGTGCAGCTCGACATTCCTGCGGGCAGCCTGGCCGATACCCTGACCCGCATTGGCCAGCAGACCGGGCGCAGCATCGTTGCCGACCCCGCTGTGCTGCAAGGCCAGCGCAGTGCCGCGATCCAGGGCCACTGGACGGCAGAGCAGGCGGTGCGCAAGGCGCTGGAGGGATCGGCGCTGCAGGTGCAGACCTTGAACGGTGGCGCGCTGCAGATCCGTAAGCCAACAACTCCGCAGCAACCGGTGGCAGAGGCCGCGCCCGCAGCAGCCGCTGCCACGCCTGCCGAGGCAGCGGCGGCACCTGCGTCACCTGCAGATGCCAGCCACCAGCTGCCCACCGTGGTGGTGACTGACCAGCGTTCCGACAGCTCATTGATGCAGCCCACCCGCCAGGTCACGGTGATCGAGGGTGAGGAGCTCGATGACCTGCGCGCCACCTCGGCCAATCTGAACAGCCTGCTGGCCAAGAGCGTGCCGGGCATGTCCGATTCGAGCCGCAACATGAGCGATTTCGGCATGACCTTGCGCGGCCGAAATGTGTTGGTGCTGGTCGATGGCATTCCGCTCAATACCAACCGCGACACGGCGCGCAATCTGGTCAATGTGGAGATGAGCCGCATCGAGCGGGTGGAGGTGCTGCGCGGCAGCAATGCGATCTACGGCAGTGGTGCAACAGGTGGCGTGATCTCGGTCACCACCCGCCCGGTCGGCGGCCAGCCGGTGGCGCGCACGACGCTGGGTTTTGACAGCGCGCTCTCGCGCCTGAGCGGCGACGGCCTGGGCGGCCAGGTGCAGCACTACCTGTCGGGCGCGGGTGAGGTGGTCGACTATGAGGTCGATATCTCGGCCCGCCGCATGGGTGGCGCTTTTGATGGGCATGGCGACCGCGTTGCGCCCGATGCCAGCCAGGGCGATCTGTTCGATTCAAACACCTACAGCCTGGGCGGCAAGATCGGCTTTCGCATCGATGGCAACCAGCGCATCCAGCTGGCGGCCAGCCAATTGCGTGCGCACCAGAAGACCGACTACGCCAACGACCCCAGCGTCAACCAGGCGCCGCTGGGTTCGTTGGCGGCCCGCGCGATCCGGGGCCTGAAGCTGGCCGAGCAGAACCAGGTCGAGAACAGCCTGCTGAGCGCCAGTTACGGACACAAAGACCTGGGCGGCAGCCTGCTGAGCGCGATGGTCTACGGCCGTGACAATTTCGTGCGCTTTGCGCCCTTTGATGCGCGCAGCAACAGCAACCGGGGCAACTTTGTCGACCAGGTGATGCAGAACAACAAGGTGTTTGGCGGGCGCCTGACCATCACCACGCCGATTGGCGACGACAAGCGCGCCAAGCTGGTCTGGGGCGCAGACTACATCCAGGAGCGCAGCAATATGCCGCTGGACACCTTTGATGCCGCCACCTACGACGCGAGCGGCGGCCTGGTTTTCCAGCCCACCGGGCAGCGCATCTACATGCCCTGGGTCACCGTCAAAAGCGCGGGCGCCTTTGGCCAGCTGCAGCACAGGTTCAACGACCAGTGGTCGGCCGAAGGCGGCTTGCGCTATGAGAAATCGCAGGCCAGCTTTGCAGATTTTCAGCCGCTGTCGCAGTCGCGCCTGCCCAACCCGGCCACCGTGGCCGGTGGCAAGGTCTCGTATGACGCGGTGCTCTACAACCTGGGCCTGGCCTTCAAGCCATGGAAGGACCATGAGTTCTACACCTCGTTCAGCCAGGGCTTTGACCTGCCCGATGTGGGCCTGCAGCTGCGCAATGCCGGTGCCAAGTTCGACATCAATGCGTCCGATCTGGAGCCGGTCAAGACCGACAACTATGAAATCGGCTGGCGCGGCACGTTCGGCAACACCATGGCGACCCTGGCGCTGTTCCAGTCACGCTCGGACCTGGGCGCTGTCCAATCTTTCAACAACGGCCTGCACCTGACCCGCACGCGCGAGCGCATCCGCGGCGTGGAGCTGACCGCCGACCACTATGCCGATCACTGGTCCACCGGAGGCACCATCACCTGGATGCAGGGGCGCGAGACGCCGCCCGGCGCCAGCAGCGACCAGCCGATGACGGGCTACCGCATCCCGCCGCTCAAGATCACGGGCTATCTGCAGTACAACCCCAGCAGCCGCTGGAGCCTGCGCAGCCAGTTCAACTGGTTTGGCGCACGCGACTACCGCCTGGCCGATGGCAAGACCCAGTTTGCCCGCGCGGATGTGAAAAGCTACTACAGCGTCGATGTCGTCGGCCGCTACCAGTTCGACAACAAGAACCAGGTCACTGTCGGTGTGCAGAACCTGTTCAACCGCTACTACCTGCCGCTTTACAGCCAGCTGATGCGCAGCGGCAAGAACGACAGCCGCCTGCCAGCGGCGGGGGCGACCTTGACGGCGAGCTATACGCATAACTGGTGA
- a CDS encoding FecR domain-containing protein: MSGASLPSAALRAAVDWLVRHEAETMSAADHQAFAHWLQQDAQHQAAWARVGSALAEPLTAVRSLQAHTDGLHAQAAMQALFQTRRRRVLRGALALGGIGVATALVADRLTPLGQLMADWHTGTGERREFTLADGTTVLLDARSAVDVRDAAGRPALQLRAGALIATRRYAGAAPLQIQTRDGMALFDAGRMMARVHAERTDMVALEQRLTLQPREAAQTLLHAGQGARFSARQLQPLAGNAVQRAAWQQGMLAVDDWPLADVAQALQAYFSGYIRVAPSVADLRVFGIFRLEVEELLGTLGQMLPLQIQRWGPLITIGAQGGR, translated from the coding sequence ATGAGTGGTGCATCCCTGCCCAGCGCCGCGTTGCGCGCCGCCGTGGATTGGCTGGTGCGCCATGAGGCGGAAACGATGAGCGCGGCCGACCACCAGGCTTTTGCGCACTGGCTGCAGCAGGATGCGCAGCACCAGGCGGCCTGGGCGCGCGTGGGCTCGGCGCTGGCCGAGCCGCTGACGGCGGTGCGCAGCCTGCAGGCCCATACCGACGGCCTGCATGCCCAGGCCGCCATGCAGGCGCTGTTCCAGACCCGCCGCCGCCGCGTGCTGCGCGGCGCGTTAGCGCTGGGCGGTATCGGTGTGGCCACCGCGCTGGTCGCAGACCGGCTGACGCCGCTGGGCCAGTTGATGGCCGATTGGCACACCGGCACCGGCGAGCGGCGCGAGTTCACGCTGGCTGATGGCACCACCGTGCTGCTCGATGCCCGCTCTGCGGTGGATGTGCGCGATGCCGCGGGCAGGCCCGCGCTGCAGCTGCGCGCCGGGGCCTTGATCGCCACACGGCGCTATGCCGGAGCCGCTCCATTGCAGATCCAGACCCGCGATGGGATGGCGCTCTTCGACGCCGGCCGCATGATGGCCCGGGTACATGCGGAGCGCACGGACATGGTGGCGCTGGAGCAGCGCCTGACGCTGCAGCCCCGCGAGGCGGCGCAGACCTTGCTGCATGCAGGGCAAGGCGCGCGCTTCAGCGCCCGGCAGCTCCAGCCCCTGGCGGGCAACGCGGTGCAGCGCGCGGCATGGCAGCAAGGCATGCTCGCCGTCGATGACTGGCCGCTGGCCGATGTGGCCCAGGCGCTGCAGGCCTATTTTTCTGGCTATATCCGCGTGGCCCCTTCGGTGGCGGATCTGCGTGTGTTTGGCATCTTCAGGCTGGAGGTGGAGGAGCTGCTGGGCACGCTGGGCCAGATGCTGCCGCTGCAGATCCAGCGTTGGGGGCCGTTGATCACGATTGGCGCGCAAGGTGGGCGCTGA
- a CDS encoding sigma-70 family RNA polymerase sigma factor, with amino-acid sequence MPQHPLHPEVETIFRQHHAWLRGRLMLRASSHSEAEDVASETFLQLTEKGTSTEGEQLDIRHPRAFLSTVAKRILIKLWQRQDLEVAYQDTLRHMPEAVALSPETHAMLVEAICQIDRALAALPLPVKTVFLLSRLEGMRYPQIAAHMGISQATVERHMRRALLQCLSCAP; translated from the coding sequence ATGCCACAGCACCCGCTCCATCCTGAGGTGGAGACTATTTTTCGCCAGCACCACGCATGGCTGCGTGGGCGCCTGATGCTGCGCGCATCCAGCCACAGCGAGGCGGAAGATGTGGCATCGGAGACCTTTTTGCAGTTGACCGAAAAGGGCACTTCTACAGAAGGCGAGCAGCTGGATATCCGGCACCCGCGCGCTTTTTTGTCGACGGTGGCCAAACGCATCCTCATCAAGCTCTGGCAGCGCCAGGATCTGGAGGTGGCCTACCAGGACACGCTGCGCCATATGCCCGAGGCGGTGGCGCTGTCGCCCGAGACGCATGCCATGCTGGTCGAAGCCATCTGCCAGATCGACCGGGCGCTGGCCGCGCTGCCGCTGCCGGTCAAGACGGTGTTTCTGCTGTCGCGGCTGGAAGGCATGCGCTACCCGCAGATTGCAGCGCACATGGGCATCTCGCAGGCCACCGTCGAGCGCCATATGCGGCGCGCGCTGCTGCAGTGCCTCAGCTGCGCGCCATGA